A genome region from Oncorhynchus masou masou isolate Uvic2021 chromosome 14, UVic_Omas_1.1, whole genome shotgun sequence includes the following:
- the LOC135554180 gene encoding microfibril-associated glycoprotein 4-like isoform X1, giving the protein MKALDVLILLLPVAVNTLPYDIMPVDCADVYGRGFGHSGVYTIYPAGTTSPIQVYCDMGCDDQPGGGKWTVIQKRKDGTVNFYRGWDQYRSGFGQASGEYWLGLENIHLLTQRKKYELRVDLEDFEGAKAHVQYSSFSVDSEHEGYKLHLSGFKDGGAGKSMDEHNGQKFSTFDKDQDTYASNCAKSYLGGWWYGECHSVNPNGVYLWGDSIYGIGINWVNWKGYKYSLKAIEMKIRPVE; this is encoded by the exons ATGAAG GCTTTGGATGTGCTCATTCTACTACTCCCAGTGGCAGTCAATACTCTACCGTACGATATCATGCCAGTGGATTGTGCTGATGTGTATGGAAGGGGCTTTGGGCACAGTGGAGTGTACACCATCTACCCTGCGGGAACAACCTCCCCCATCCAGGTCTACTGTGACATGGGCTGTGACGACCAACCTGGGGGGGGGaaatggaca GTGATCCAGAAGAGAAAGGATGGGACAGTGAACTTTTACCGTGGATGGGACCAATACAGGAGTGGGTTTGGGCAGGCATCTGGAGAGTACTGGTTAG GCCTAGAAAACATCCATCTCCTCACTCAGAGGAAGAAGTATGAGTTGAGGGTGGACCTGGAGGACTTCGAAGGAGCTAAAGCCCACGTGCAGTACTCCTCCTTCTCTGTCGACTCTGAGCATGAAGGATACAAGCTGCATTTAAGTGGCTTCAAAGATGGAGGTGCCG GAAAATCTATGGATGAACACAATGGGCAGAAGTTCTCCACCTTCGATAAAGACCAGGATACTTACGCTTCAAACTGTGCTAAATCATATCTAGGAGGATGGTGGTATGGAGAATGCCACAGTGTCAATCCCAACGGGGTATATCTGTGGGGCGACTCAATCTATGGTATTGGTATCAACTGGGTGAATTGGAAAGGTTATAAATACTCTTTAAAAGCCATTGAAATGAAGATAAGGCCAGTGGAATAA
- the LOC135554180 gene encoding microfibril-associated glycoprotein 4-like isoform X2, whose product MPVDCADVYGRGFGHSGVYTIYPAGTTSPIQVYCDMGCDDQPGGGKWTVIQKRKDGTVNFYRGWDQYRSGFGQASGEYWLGLENIHLLTQRKKYELRVDLEDFEGAKAHVQYSSFSVDSEHEGYKLHLSGFKDGGAGKSMDEHNGQKFSTFDKDQDTYASNCAKSYLGGWWYGECHSVNPNGVYLWGDSIYGIGINWVNWKGYKYSLKAIEMKIRPVE is encoded by the exons ATGCCAGTGGATTGTGCTGATGTGTATGGAAGGGGCTTTGGGCACAGTGGAGTGTACACCATCTACCCTGCGGGAACAACCTCCCCCATCCAGGTCTACTGTGACATGGGCTGTGACGACCAACCTGGGGGGGGGaaatggaca GTGATCCAGAAGAGAAAGGATGGGACAGTGAACTTTTACCGTGGATGGGACCAATACAGGAGTGGGTTTGGGCAGGCATCTGGAGAGTACTGGTTAG GCCTAGAAAACATCCATCTCCTCACTCAGAGGAAGAAGTATGAGTTGAGGGTGGACCTGGAGGACTTCGAAGGAGCTAAAGCCCACGTGCAGTACTCCTCCTTCTCTGTCGACTCTGAGCATGAAGGATACAAGCTGCATTTAAGTGGCTTCAAAGATGGAGGTGCCG GAAAATCTATGGATGAACACAATGGGCAGAAGTTCTCCACCTTCGATAAAGACCAGGATACTTACGCTTCAAACTGTGCTAAATCATATCTAGGAGGATGGTGGTATGGAGAATGCCACAGTGTCAATCCCAACGGGGTATATCTGTGGGGCGACTCAATCTATGGTATTGGTATCAACTGGGTGAATTGGAAAGGTTATAAATACTCTTTAAAAGCCATTGAAATGAAGATAAGGCCAGTGGAATAA